One genomic window of Micropterus dolomieu isolate WLL.071019.BEF.003 ecotype Adirondacks linkage group LG06, ASM2129224v1, whole genome shotgun sequence includes the following:
- the twsg1a gene encoding twisted gastrulation protein homolog 1-A, which yields MRPGLLILPAAAALLFLLSGLSLTSGCNKALCASDVSKCLIQELCQCRPSDGNCSCCKECMLCLGNLWEECCDCVGMCNPKNYSDSPATSKSTVEELHRPIPSLFRALTEGEPPINMMVVSFPVAEELSHHENLVSFLESLDNHPQNVSLPGNTIHASYETQENMCTVVYFDDCVSIRQCKQYCESMGGSKYRWFHNACCQCIGPECVDYGSKAVKCMNCLF from the exons ATGAGGCCTGGTCTGCTGATCCTCCCCGCCGCCGCcgctctcctcttcctcctatCAGGGCTGTCTCTGACCTCTGGCTGCAACAAAGCCCTCTGCGCGAGCGACGTCAGCAAGTGTCTCATCCAG GAGCTGTGCCAGTGTCGCCCGTCTGATGGGAACTGTTCATGCTGTAAAGAGTGCATGCTGTGTCTGGGGAACCTTTGGGAAGAGTGCTGCGACTGCGTGG GGATGTGTAACCCCAAGAACTACAGCGACTCTCCAGCCACGTCGAAGAGCACTGTGGAGGAGCTGCACCGCCCCATCCCCTCGCTGTTCCGCGCCCTCACAGAAGGCGAACCGCCAATCAACATGATGGTGGTGTCCTTCCCTGTCGCCGAGGAGCTCTCCCATCACGAGAACCTGGTGTCCTTTCTGGAGTCCCTCGACAATCATCCCCAAAACGTGTCCTTGCCTGGCAACACCATCCATGCCAGCTACGAGACTCAAG aaaacatgtgCACAGTGGTCTACTTTGACGACTGCGTGTCGATCCGTCAGTGTAAACAATACTGTGAGTCAATGGGAGGATCCAAGTACCGCTGGTTTCACAACGCCTGCTGCCAGTGCATCGGACCTGAGTGTGTGGACTACGGCAGCAAGGCTGTAAAGTGCATGAACTGTCTCTTCTGA